Genomic DNA from Harpia harpyja isolate bHarHar1 chromosome 13, bHarHar1 primary haplotype, whole genome shotgun sequence:
gagccacaTGTCATTCTAGCAGCTGAAACAATGAATCATGTGGGATCAAGTAAGATTGACTGGAAACGGACGGCAGGTTCCCCAGCCCGGAGAAGATGGCTATCGGCAGCGAGGGGGGGACCCCGCCTGTCCCCGTCCCGGACCCCCGAGCCCCAGCGCGGGAGTGGAGaaggacggcggggggggggggggggggcgaggcagCGCACGCCCGGGGGGCTCCTCCGCGGGACCTCCGCCTGCCCGTAACAAACTCACAGGATCCGGAAAGGATTTTCCCAGCCGAGAgggcagcctctgcccagccccgtCCGCCGCCGTGCTCCCGCTGCCGCTGGCcgcgcccggctccgcgcccggcTGCGCGCGCCGCTCCGCGCTGCCCCACGCGCCGCTCCGCGCTGCCGGTGGGGGCCGGCGGCTGCGCCCGCCCGGCTGCGGCTCGGCGGGTCCGGGCTCGGCATTAGCCGATCCCATTGACAGtttgcagccagcagctgcagtCATTAAAAGCCATTTACACCCTGGCCTCCTCACACAAAGCTAGAGCGCCAGCAATTATCTGCTTGCACATTTCAGGACATGAGAGTGTGTCCCTAACAGGCTTAGGGGAGCGCTGAATCCCCGGCCAGGCTGGGCAAACACCGGATCCGCTCCCGAGGTCTGGCTGACGACCACCGCGCCTCGGTGACCCGCGTTGGCGAGCCGCGGGAACAGGCGCACACATTTTAGGATGCTGGCTCCGTCCTCGCAGGAGCTTCTGGCTGGCAGAGCTTCTGCGCTGGACCGCTGGTCCGCGGGCGCAGAGAGGAAAGCGGGCTTCAGTAAGACCTTGACATTAGCTGATCGGCACACcaggtttgtgggtttgtttggctTTAAACACACGGACACACGCTCGCAGAGTGGACATGCATTGAAATGCCCTACAGAATGATACTTTGGAAGAAATATTTGCACCAGAAATGCAGTTGTTGTATGTTTCATAGGtctggggggagagagagaaagaaagagagaaagaaagaaatattgaagCTTTGAAAGGTTCATCAAGAATCCTAATAGAGGGATGCAACCTATAGGCTAACGTCCAGTGCATGATCGtctgggagattaaaaaaaaaaaaaaggccggTTTGGATTTTATTCTGGAAGTACATTTTAAGGCAGTTTAATTTGCAGCTTGAAGAAAAATGGAATCAAATATTAAGAAACTCCGGCAGGaattccccccaccctcccctctGTAATCCTTTACATAAAAGGAAAGGattacaaagaaaaagattttgtgtgtgtatgtattaaaATCTTTGACTAAACATATTGTTGTCCAATTAATACCTCCAAGTCGATTTGCAGAGGGGCTGAGAAGTCTCTTTCCCTCCTTAGCTGTACAACTGGAAataggagccggggggggggggtttccccaaGTCTGTTAACAGAAGTGTTTAAGCAGATCACTAAAAATTAAGAGGGCGAGTTATTTCCATTAGGACTATGAAGCCATGTAGCTCACCGATGACAGTTTAGTGGAAATCAGATGAATGTGTAATACAGCGAGCTTCTTCCAGTCCAGCAGCTCTTCCAACTGGAGCTATTCATCTGCCACTTGGAATTATTTCACGAGGAGTGCGCTGTGAAAGGATCACAACCAGTTTGGAGCCCAGCTAAAGAACTTCTACCACCCATAGCAGTATTATTATTATCCTTCGGATAGGGCAAGTCACGCtatgttttcacattttaattgtaatatctctcttcctcccccccttccctccattGATGTCTGAATGTAGTTTGGGCTCCAAGCCTCACCCCTCGATCTCCATCGGAATGcagaaaagatctttaaaaaagttttgaatTCCTCAAtgatttttcttctagaaagGCGGCTTAGGATAATTATTTCAGCTTTATTGAGGGCAGATTAGTTGAAGTCTGGATGCTGCGTTTCAATACTCGTTGTACATGCCTTTACAATGTCGGTATTGTTTGCTACTGTGTGTGAACCTATTCAAAATATACACTTTTTAACACCAAGCAAAGTCCTGTCTAAATATACACAGTAAGTCTGGAAAGATGTCCATGACCCGTACAAATCTCTGTAAATCACACTTCCATAGCTacagaaactaaacaaaagaGTTACCAGCTCAAGATGCTGATTAAATCTTAAAAGCAACATACCTAATAATAAATATAGTTGCATGGTAGCAAGGTCTGGCGACCCAGCTAGGTCTTACTGAGGGATGCACTCAAACCACCACGGAGATTTTCCTTgctcccaattaaaaaaaaaaaaaaaaagaaaataaatctgggTTCAAACCCGCTTTGCTcgcctccctttcctcctccccgcACAGAAGCCGTGCAAGTTCGGGGCAGAAATTGcgggggaagagagagatgcgGTGTAAAGCCCCGGCGGGTTTGGGGGTGAGGACCAGCCTCGCAAGGTCGCCGGGCTCCGGAGAAAGGAAGGGGCGAGAGGAGGCGAATGGGAGGAGGAAAgccagaatgaaagaaaaacaaagtgaagagagggaagagaaaggagaaggaaagggaaggcgAGAAGGAGCGGGAGGGCGGGGGAAGCAAGGCGTGGGACGGGGGAGGCAGCGAGCGGGGCGCCGCCGGAgccgggcgcggagccgggcgcgGAGCCAAGGCGGCCGGAGCGGGTGCGCGCTGGGCGCCCTGCGCAGCTCTCGGCGGAGCCGCGGCGGAACTCCGCGGGCAGCGGATCCCTCCTTC
This window encodes:
- the LOC128150285 gene encoding uncharacterized protein LOC128150285 isoform X4: MTAAAGCKLSMGSANAEPGPAEPQPGGRSRRPPPAARSGAWGSAERRAQPGAEPGAASGSGSTAADGAGQRLPSRLGKSFPDPNGVKTHTKKIHCISILPKKGRFTLTPSTGSSRQGDKENQVLFKLKCASCSEQELSETKISL
- the LOC128150285 gene encoding uncharacterized protein LOC128150285 isoform X3, with amino-acid sequence MTAAAGCKLSMGSANAEPGPAEPQPGGRSRRPPPAARSGAWGSAERRAQPGAEPGAASGSGSTAADGAGQRLPSRLGKSFPDPNGVKTHTKKIHCISILPKKGRFTLTPSTGSSRQGDKENQVLFKLKCASCSEQGKKYHSCFTIQKIWHKLMDLSLYRLLS